In bacterium, a genomic segment contains:
- the raiA gene encoding ribosome-associated translation inhibitor RaiA, producing MQVRVSGKNMDVGASLKSHVDARIEAGVSKYLDRVVDVAVVFHKENHLVVTDITLNTGTHAHMVVKSTAGHDDAYKSFDAAADRIEKQLRRYKRRLKGHDKPKQESNKIKLAEVTQHVFSGHEEEAHDDTPLVIAELPMDLLHLTVSEAVMKLDLEDLPVLLFINNGSDSLNAVYRRPDGNIAWIDPSMVVNSMRKAG from the coding sequence ATGCAAGTTCGCGTTTCCGGTAAGAATATGGATGTCGGCGCTTCCCTTAAAAGCCATGTCGATGCGCGCATCGAGGCGGGGGTTAGCAAATATCTGGATCGGGTGGTGGATGTCGCGGTGGTGTTTCACAAGGAAAACCATCTGGTTGTGACCGATATCACGCTGAACACGGGCACCCATGCGCATATGGTGGTGAAATCCACTGCAGGCCATGACGATGCCTATAAAAGCTTTGATGCCGCGGCCGACCGTATTGAGAAACAGCTGCGCCGCTACAAGCGCCGCCTGAAAGGCCATGACAAGCCCAAGCAGGAAAGCAACAAGATCAAGCTGGCGGAAGTGACCCAGCATGTGTTCTCCGGCCATGAGGAGGAGGCGCATGACGACACGCCGCTGGTGATTGCCGAACTGCCGATGGACCTGCTGCACCTGACGGTGAGCGAGGCCGTGATGAAGCTGGACCTGGAAGACCTGCCGGTGCTGCTGTTCATCAATAACGGCAGCGACAGCCTGAATGCGGTGTATCGCCGCCCGGACGGCAATATTGCCTGGATCGACCCCAGTATGGTGGTAAACAGCATGCGTAAAGCCGGGTAG